The Amycolatopsis viridis genome window below encodes:
- a CDS encoding metal-sulfur cluster assembly factor, with the protein MSEEQTREGRTAADLPEQAQPAADVAKIEDIEEAMRDVVDPELGINVVDLGLVYDIRVEPDNTATLDMTLTSAACPLTDVIEDQTASVLVGQAGVVKDFRINWVWMPPWGPEKITDDGREQLRALGFTV; encoded by the coding sequence GTGAGCGAGGAGCAGACGCGCGAGGGCCGCACCGCGGCGGACCTGCCGGAGCAGGCGCAGCCGGCCGCGGACGTGGCCAAGATCGAGGACATCGAGGAGGCCATGCGGGACGTCGTGGACCCCGAGCTCGGCATCAACGTGGTCGACCTCGGGCTGGTCTACGACATCCGGGTGGAACCGGACAACACCGCGACCCTCGACATGACGCTGACGTCGGCGGCCTGCCCGCTGACCGACGTGATCGAGGACCAGACGGCGTCGGTGCTGGTCGGCCAGGCCGGTGTGGTCAAGGACTTCCGGATCAACTGGGTCTGGATGCCGCCGTGGGGCCCGGAGAAGATCACCGACGACGGCCGGGAGCAGCTCCGCGCCCTCGGGTTCACCGTCTAG
- the sufC gene encoding Fe-S cluster assembly ATPase SufC produces MATLEIKDLHAGVTTDEGTKEILKGVNLTIRSGETHAIMGPNGSGKSTLSYAIAGHPKYEVTSGEVLLDGENVLDMSVDERSRAGIFLAMQYPVEVPGVSMSNFLRTAATAVRGEAPKLRHWVKEVKDEMAKLEISAEFAERSVNEGFSGGEKKRHEILQLALLKPKIAILDETDSGLDVDALRIVSEGVNEYKANNEVGVMLITHYTRILRHITPDFVHVFADGRVVESGGKELADELEENGYVKYTGKKEAAAV; encoded by the coding sequence ATGGCCACACTGGAAATCAAGGATCTGCACGCCGGTGTCACCACCGACGAGGGCACGAAAGAGATCCTCAAGGGTGTCAACCTGACCATCCGCTCGGGTGAGACCCACGCGATCATGGGCCCGAACGGGTCGGGCAAATCCACCCTGTCCTACGCGATCGCCGGCCACCCCAAGTACGAGGTGACCTCTGGCGAGGTGCTGCTGGACGGCGAGAACGTCCTCGACATGTCGGTTGATGAACGCAGTCGAGCGGGCATTTTCTTGGCGATGCAGTACCCCGTCGAGGTGCCGGGCGTGTCCATGTCGAACTTCCTGCGCACCGCCGCCACCGCCGTCCGCGGCGAGGCGCCGAAGCTGCGGCACTGGGTCAAGGAAGTCAAGGACGAGATGGCCAAGCTGGAGATCTCGGCGGAGTTCGCCGAGCGCAGCGTCAACGAGGGCTTCTCCGGCGGTGAGAAGAAGCGCCACGAGATCCTGCAGCTGGCGCTGCTCAAGCCGAAGATCGCGATCCTCGACGAGACCGACTCGGGCCTGGACGTCGACGCGCTGCGGATCGTCTCCGAGGGCGTCAACGAGTACAAGGCGAACAACGAGGTCGGCGTCATGCTGATCACGCACTACACCCGGATCCTGCGGCACATCACCCCGGACTTCGTGCACGTCTTCGCCGACGGCCGCGTCGTCGAGTCCGGCGGCAAGGAGCTGGCCGACGAGCTGGAGGAGAACGGCTACGTCAAGTACACCGGCAAGAAGGAAGCCGCGGCGGTCTGA
- the sufD gene encoding Fe-S cluster assembly protein SufD — protein sequence MTVAAENTAAAAEAVVPAASRAERFTGYDVAAFEVPSGREENWRFTPMKRLRGLHDGTATASGEVKIDVDAAPEVRVETVGREDERLGQAGVPSDRIAAQAYTSFAAATLVTLPKETRASRPTVLRLTGPGEGNTAYGHVQVRAEAYAEGVVVLDHLGSGTYADNVEFVVGEGAKLTVVSVQDWADDAVHVSEQHIRLGKDSTVKHIVVTLGGDLVRVSPTASFADRGGDVEMLGLYFADAGQHQEHRLFVDHAVPYCKSNVMYKGALQSDGRSQEAHTVWIGDVLIRAAAEGTETYELNRNLVLTTGARADSVPNLEIETGEIAGAGHASATGRFDDEQLFYLQSRGIEEEQARRLVVRGFFHEILMKIDVPEVRERLTQAIEAELEAVGS from the coding sequence ATGACGGTGGCTGCTGAGAACACCGCTGCCGCTGCGGAGGCCGTCGTCCCGGCGGCCTCCCGCGCGGAGCGCTTCACCGGGTACGACGTCGCCGCCTTCGAGGTCCCCAGCGGCCGCGAGGAGAACTGGCGCTTCACCCCGATGAAGCGCCTGCGCGGGCTGCACGACGGCACCGCGACGGCCTCCGGTGAGGTCAAGATCGACGTCGACGCCGCCCCCGAGGTGCGCGTGGAGACCGTCGGCCGCGAGGACGAGCGCCTGGGTCAGGCCGGCGTGCCGAGCGACCGGATCGCCGCGCAGGCGTACACCTCGTTCGCCGCGGCGACGCTGGTGACCCTGCCGAAGGAGACCCGCGCGTCCCGGCCGACCGTGCTGCGGCTGACCGGGCCGGGCGAGGGCAACACCGCCTACGGGCACGTGCAGGTGCGCGCCGAGGCCTACGCCGAGGGCGTGGTCGTGCTCGACCACCTCGGCTCCGGCACCTACGCCGACAACGTCGAGTTCGTCGTCGGCGAGGGCGCGAAGCTCACCGTGGTCAGCGTCCAGGACTGGGCCGACGACGCCGTGCACGTCTCCGAGCAGCACATCCGGCTCGGCAAGGACTCCACGGTCAAGCACATCGTCGTCACCCTGGGCGGCGACCTGGTGCGGGTGTCGCCCACCGCGAGCTTCGCCGACCGCGGCGGCGACGTGGAGATGCTGGGCCTGTACTTCGCCGACGCCGGCCAGCACCAGGAGCACCGCCTGTTCGTCGACCACGCGGTCCCGTACTGCAAGTCGAACGTGATGTACAAGGGCGCGCTGCAAAGTGATGGCCGCTCACAGGAGGCTCATACCGTGTGGATCGGCGACGTGCTGATCCGGGCCGCGGCCGAGGGCACCGAGACCTACGAGCTCAACCGCAACCTGGTGCTCACCACCGGTGCGCGGGCCGACTCGGTGCCGAACCTGGAGATCGAGACCGGTGAGATCGCCGGTGCCGGGCACGCGAGCGCCACGGGAAGGTTCGACGACGAGCAGTTGTTCTACCTCCAGTCGCGCGGGATCGAGGAGGAGCAGGCGCGGCGGCTGGTCGTCCGCGGCTTCTTCCACGAGATCCTGATGAAGATCGACGTCCCGGAGGTCCGCGAGCGCCTGACCCAGGCGATCGAGGCCGAACTCGAAGCCGTCGGCAGCTGA
- the sufU gene encoding Fe-S cluster assembly sulfur transfer protein SufU: MNLESMYQEIILDHYKNPHGHGLREPFDAESFQVNPTCGDEITLRLKVEGDKVADVSYEGQGCSISQASASVLTDLVTGHTVGEALSTMDTFVAMMQSRGQIEPDEDVLEDAVAFAGVSKYPARVKCALLGWMAFKDALTRTNGAVK, translated from the coding sequence GTGAACCTGGAGAGCATGTACCAGGAGATCATCCTGGACCACTACAAGAACCCGCACGGCCACGGCCTGCGGGAGCCCTTCGACGCCGAGTCGTTCCAGGTCAACCCGACCTGCGGGGACGAGATCACCCTCCGGCTCAAGGTCGAGGGCGACAAGGTCGCCGACGTCTCCTACGAGGGGCAGGGCTGCTCGATCAGCCAGGCGTCCGCGTCGGTGCTGACCGATCTGGTGACCGGGCACACCGTCGGTGAGGCGCTGTCCACGATGGACACCTTCGTGGCGATGATGCAGAGCCGGGGCCAGATCGAGCCGGACGAGGATGTGCTGGAGGACGCGGTCGCCTTCGCCGGGGTGTCGAAGTACCCGGCGCGAGTGAAGTGCGCCCTGCTGGGCTGGATGGCGTTCAAGGATGCGCTGACCCGCACGAACGGAGCCGTGAAGTGA
- a CDS encoding GGDEF domain-containing protein has protein sequence MRPVRFAFQPLYSLHTGGMVALEALARPAEGSVHDLLDTARREQRLVETDLALACEAVRTEADQQTLLPVHLNLTAATAAAPAVDPLLDALARTGKRPREVVLEIGPPFCSVPPEQLLAGLTRLRELGFRLALDGLGRGDLPFALLAAAPVDVLKLDHSVLRGLPGDAGSVAVVESLLHFAARRNARLVATGIETEAQLGAVRRLGVRIAQGNLFAPARAGVSLGHLLTPAIPDPGERVVPGPLSTPRVRDFLRPASTLPHDATCDDVRSALAAADAPTGIVGIGPDGRPRWSIDRTRFLVSVTGPYGHALHARRSAERLADSPHTIHADAGALELLELVTDADWGRTGDDVVVVDDAGRCLGVVLVTEVVRGVAEAKVEEAAALNPLTRLPGSDTVARDVDRRIAGREAFVAAWLDVDSFKAVNDNAGFAAGDDLIRAIGRALTDLAARLPRMVVSHVGGDDFLIACDVAEIGTIAGALLDVPWSAEGMPVTVSLATLVCATATIESYREASRLLAPLKKRAKAVPGSSWVLGRPGSERVEVLRGRSRHALPEQRDRSAAGLSRAV, from the coding sequence GTGCGCCCAGTCCGGTTCGCCTTCCAGCCGCTCTACAGCCTGCACACCGGCGGTATGGTCGCGCTCGAAGCGCTGGCCCGCCCCGCCGAGGGGTCCGTGCACGACCTGCTCGACACCGCACGCCGCGAACAGCGTCTGGTCGAGACCGACCTCGCGCTGGCCTGCGAGGCGGTGCGCACCGAGGCCGACCAGCAGACGCTGCTGCCGGTGCACCTGAACCTGACCGCGGCCACCGCGGCGGCCCCGGCGGTGGATCCGCTGCTGGACGCCCTCGCGCGCACCGGCAAGCGGCCGCGCGAGGTGGTGCTGGAGATCGGCCCGCCGTTCTGCTCGGTCCCGCCCGAGCAGCTGCTCGCCGGCCTGACGCGGCTGCGCGAGCTGGGGTTCCGGCTGGCGCTGGACGGTCTCGGGCGCGGGGACCTGCCGTTCGCGCTGCTCGCCGCGGCGCCGGTGGATGTCCTGAAACTGGACCACAGCGTGCTGCGCGGGCTGCCCGGCGACGCCGGTTCGGTGGCGGTCGTGGAATCGCTGCTGCACTTCGCCGCCCGCCGCAACGCGCGGCTGGTGGCGACCGGCATCGAGACCGAGGCCCAGCTGGGGGCGGTGCGGCGGCTGGGAGTGCGCATCGCCCAGGGCAACCTGTTCGCGCCGGCCCGGGCCGGGGTGAGCCTCGGGCACCTGCTCACCCCGGCCATCCCCGACCCCGGGGAACGCGTGGTGCCGGGACCGCTGAGCACCCCGCGGGTGCGGGACTTCCTGCGCCCGGCCAGCACCCTGCCGCACGACGCGACCTGCGACGACGTGCGCTCCGCGCTCGCCGCCGCGGACGCGCCCACCGGGATCGTCGGGATCGGCCCCGACGGGCGCCCGCGGTGGTCGATCGACCGCACCCGGTTCCTGGTCTCGGTCACCGGCCCGTACGGGCACGCGCTGCACGCCAGGCGCAGCGCGGAACGGCTGGCGGACAGCCCGCACACGATCCACGCCGATGCGGGGGCCCTGGAGCTGCTGGAACTGGTGACCGACGCCGACTGGGGCCGCACCGGCGACGACGTGGTGGTGGTCGACGACGCGGGCCGCTGCCTGGGTGTGGTGCTGGTGACCGAGGTGGTGCGCGGGGTGGCCGAGGCCAAGGTCGAGGAAGCGGCCGCGCTGAACCCGCTGACCCGGCTGCCCGGCAGCGACACGGTGGCGCGGGACGTGGACCGCCGGATCGCCGGCCGGGAGGCGTTCGTGGCGGCCTGGCTGGACGTCGACTCGTTCAAGGCGGTGAACGACAACGCGGGTTTCGCCGCCGGGGACGACCTGATCCGCGCGATCGGGCGGGCCCTCACGGACCTGGCGGCCCGCCTGCCGCGGATGGTGGTGAGCCACGTCGGCGGGGACGACTTCCTGATCGCCTGCGACGTCGCGGAGATCGGCACGATCGCCGGGGCACTGCTGGACGTGCCGTGGTCGGCCGAAGGCATGCCGGTGACGGTGTCGCTGGCGACGCTGGTGTGCGCGACGGCGACGATCGAGTCGTACCGGGAGGCGTCCCGGCTGCTGGCACCCCTGAAGAAGCGGGCGAAGGCGGTGCCGGGGTCGAGCTGGGTGCTGGGCCGGCCGGGCTCCGAGCGGGTCGAAGTGCTGCGCGGCCGGTCGCGGCACGCGTTGCCGGAACAGCGCGACCGGTCTGCGGCCGGCTTGAGCCGCGCCGTATAG
- a CDS encoding cysteine desulfurase, with the protein MTTTAAANLPLDVAALRADFPILSRTVRDGKPLVYLDSGATSQRPRQVLDAERRFLETSNAAVHRGAHQLAEEATDAYEYARARTAEFVGADQGELVFTKNATEGINLVAYAMSNAATAGPEADRFRVGPGDEIVITAMEHHANLVPWQQLCQRTGATLRWFDLTGTFRLDLSNLDDLITERTKIVAFAHQSNVLGTINPVEPIVRRAREVGALTLLDACQSVPHFPVDFHALGVDFAVFSGHKMLAPSGIGVLYGRRELLEAMPPFLTGGSMIELVTMDRTTFAPPPQKFEAGVPMTSQAVGLGAAVDYLSEIGMERVAAHEHALVESALAGIAEIPGVRLIGPGDTADRGATVAFVVDGVHPHDAGQVLDSLGIAVRVGHHCAWPLHRVCQVPATVRATFYLYNELSEVDALMGGIREAQKFFGVA; encoded by the coding sequence ATGACCACCACAGCCGCGGCCAACCTGCCTTTGGACGTCGCTGCCCTGCGCGCCGACTTCCCCATCCTGTCGCGCACCGTGCGCGACGGGAAACCCTTGGTGTACCTGGACTCCGGCGCGACCTCGCAGCGGCCGCGGCAGGTGCTGGACGCCGAGCGCCGGTTCCTGGAGACCTCCAACGCGGCGGTGCACCGGGGTGCGCACCAGCTCGCCGAGGAGGCCACGGACGCCTACGAGTACGCCCGCGCCCGCACCGCCGAGTTCGTCGGTGCCGACCAGGGTGAGCTGGTGTTCACGAAGAACGCCACCGAGGGCATCAACCTCGTCGCGTACGCGATGAGCAACGCGGCCACCGCCGGCCCGGAGGCCGACCGGTTCCGCGTCGGCCCGGGCGACGAGATCGTGATCACCGCGATGGAGCACCACGCGAATCTGGTGCCCTGGCAGCAGCTGTGCCAGCGCACGGGTGCCACGCTGCGGTGGTTCGACCTCACCGGCACGTTCCGGCTGGATCTGTCCAACCTGGACGACCTGATCACCGAGCGCACCAAGATCGTCGCGTTCGCGCACCAGTCGAACGTGCTCGGCACGATCAACCCGGTCGAGCCGATCGTGCGGCGGGCCCGCGAGGTCGGCGCGCTGACGCTGCTCGACGCGTGCCAGTCGGTGCCGCACTTCCCGGTCGACTTCCACGCGCTCGGCGTGGACTTCGCGGTGTTCTCCGGGCACAAGATGCTGGCGCCGTCCGGTATCGGCGTGCTCTACGGGCGCCGTGAGCTGCTCGAGGCGATGCCGCCGTTCCTCACCGGCGGGTCGATGATCGAGCTGGTCACGATGGACCGCACCACGTTCGCGCCGCCCCCGCAGAAGTTCGAGGCCGGGGTGCCGATGACCTCGCAGGCGGTCGGGCTCGGCGCCGCGGTGGACTACCTGAGCGAGATCGGCATGGAGCGGGTGGCCGCGCACGAGCACGCGCTCGTCGAGTCCGCGCTGGCCGGGATCGCCGAGATCCCGGGCGTCCGGCTGATCGGCCCGGGCGACACCGCCGACCGCGGAGCGACCGTCGCGTTCGTCGTCGACGGCGTGCACCCGCACGACGCCGGCCAGGTGCTGGACAGCCTGGGCATCGCGGTGCGGGTGGGTCACCACTGCGCGTGGCCGCTGCACCGGGTGTGCCAGGTGCCGGCCACCGTGCGCGCGACGTTCTACCTGTACAACGAGCTGTCCGAAGTGGACGCCCTGATGGGCGGTATCCGCGAGGCGCAGAAGTTCTTCGGGGTGGCGTAG